A single genomic interval of Spinacia oleracea cultivar Varoflay chromosome 6, BTI_SOV_V1, whole genome shotgun sequence harbors:
- the LOC110790039 gene encoding uncharacterized protein yields the protein MLLGVPLKDRAFIGLKFEREEPPQEEEVSELVNMSTSTGTGPSTRSGKAPSADALLRKRLESLGSVSRAKPITVLSPQRPPKASTDATVTGETSSLLPAEKKLSPPSRKRKLAVEFPDDYGSADAPRVQLWPEVEHLWMPSSWERQESLSPVAATVESVSDAWRALQSALATRHHVIMLENQIVKLKNDMKKAKQETGRLGGVAKEAMARAEALQVSQEKGAAEVA from the exons ATGCTATTGGGggtccctctaaaggacagagctttCATCGGCCTCAAGTTCGAACGCGAAGAGCCTcctcaagaagaagaagtttctgaaCTTGTGaacatgtcgacatcaacag GTACTGGCCCGTCGACACGCTCTGGCAAGGCCCCATCTGCGGATGCATTGCTGAGGAAGAGGCTGGAGTCACTGGGAAGTGTGTCTCGAGCCAAACCCATCACTGTGTTGTCACCACAGAGGCCGCCAAAGGCTTCAACTGACGCCACGGTGACGGGGGAGACCAGCTCGCTTctgcctgctgagaaaaagctgtcgcctccatctcggaagaggaagcttgcAGTGGAGTTCCCTGACGACTACGGGTCGGCAGATGCGCCACGGGTTCAGCTTTGGCCTGAAGTCGAACACCTCTGGATGCCGTCAAGCTGGGAGCGCCAGGAATCTTTGTCCCCAGTAGCTGCAACtgtcgagagcgtctcggatgcatggagg gccctgcaatctgctctagccacacgtcatcatgtcatcatgttagaaaatcaaatagtaaaactgaaaaatgacatgaagaaggcaaagcaggaaACCGGTCGTCTTGGTGGTGTGGCCAAGGAGGCCATGGCAAGAgctgaggcgctgcaggtgagtcaagagaagggggctgctgaggtcGCATAG